From a single Erpetoichthys calabaricus chromosome 1, fErpCal1.3, whole genome shotgun sequence genomic region:
- the LOC127527341 gene encoding epidermal growth factor receptor kinase substrate 8-like: MDRKDAVISVDDGIRKLKLLDIKGKVWTQDMLLQVDDKSVSLVDVESKNELENFPLNTIQHCQSVMNACSYDSILALVCKEPGQGKPDLHLFQCEEIKVGLAKCQCRSELEFVHSPCA; encoded by the exons ATGGACCGTAAAGATGCAGTGATATCTGTTGATGATGGCATAAGAAAGCTTAAACTATTGGATATTAAAGGGAAGGTTTGGACGCAGGATATGCTTCTTCAAGTAGATGACAAAAGTGTCAGCTTAGTAGATGTTGAATCAAAG AATGAACTGGAAAATTTCCCCCTTAATACTATTCAGCATTGCCAGTCAGTGATGAATGCCTGCAGCTATGATTCTATATTGGCCTTGGTGTGCAAAGAACCAGGCCAAGGAAAGCCAGATCTTCATCTCTTCCAGTGTGAGGAAATTAAGGTGGGTTTGGCAAAATGTCAGTGTAGAAGTGAACTAG AATTTGTACATTCTCCTTGTGCCTAA